The Deltaproteobacteria bacterium genome includes a window with the following:
- a CDS encoding cupin domain-containing protein, with translation MSTPIRTDKPWGYELLWASTARYAGKILHVNRGEALSLQHHRKKEETQYVLSGRLRVELGEPGDGPLKTFEMGPGECLHLAPGTRHRLTAIEDTDVLEVSTPELDDVVRHEDRYGRAGTSRP, from the coding sequence ATCTCGACACCGATACGAACCGACAAGCCGTGGGGGTATGAACTCCTGTGGGCGAGCACGGCCCGTTACGCCGGCAAGATACTTCATGTAAACCGTGGGGAGGCACTCTCTCTTCAGCACCACCGCAAGAAGGAAGAGACGCAGTATGTCCTCTCTGGCCGTCTGCGTGTTGAACTTGGGGAACCTGGCGACGGACCGCTGAAAACCTTCGAAATGGGACCAGGGGAGTGTCTGCATCTCGCTCCGGGCACCCGCCACCGGCTGACGGCCATAGAGGATACCGACGTTCTGGAGGTTTCCACCCCTGAACTGGATGATGTTGTCCGGCACGAAGACCGGTACGGCCGTGCCGGGACCAGCAGGCCCTGA
- a CDS encoding tetratricopeptide repeat protein, which yields MVSFFGRSGAWRIFPLAGLCLLLAAATVSGQTTASAGGSGIDPDQVAAQAFQHLKARDYARAERLFLWIRDSFPESPRVVEALLGLAEVEAAKGRTEPARDLFSAFLLNFPDHPLAPRARFKLGNIERAMEAATAEKAHSSRQIEPLIGAQVLVVGASHPDEVDRMFSGLAAAGLNTILVRVFHNAGDRYHGLVPEKWRDGRTGVYFQTRHAPVVTDLLPLYCKLAHRNGLKIYAWMTTRYADYGFSPDDSRYDRIFDLASREYVRDKGLDIWNPASERYLVALFRDLAKNPIDGILFQDDLVSRHTTGFGASSRERYETDFGAKLAPDQLYRGIYGAGNGRHYVREYTPGFWQWVDWKNRRILAIASMLSATVRRERPDARIALNFFYEAATSPRNALAWVSQSIERAEEGPFDYYAIMAYHRQMASELSLDGPKTADLLGRMTAGLYRRVGDQSRIMLKLQVRDWNTRERIPPEEFRPVLDAVLKNAAPGAGPPSIVFVPVDGAEDLSAAGGMLKSIVYNSGQ from the coding sequence ATGGTATCCTTTTTTGGCCGTTCAGGCGCCTGGCGGATATTTCCCCTGGCTGGCCTCTGCCTGCTGCTCGCGGCAGCTACTGTCTCTGGGCAAACGACAGCAAGCGCCGGCGGCAGCGGCATTGACCCTGATCAGGTGGCTGCACAGGCATTCCAGCACCTCAAGGCCCGCGACTACGCCCGCGCCGAACGGCTTTTCCTGTGGATCCGTGACAGCTTCCCGGAAAGTCCCCGTGTCGTCGAGGCACTTCTCGGACTGGCCGAGGTCGAGGCAGCGAAGGGACGCACCGAGCCGGCACGCGATCTCTTTTCGGCATTTCTCCTGAACTTTCCCGATCATCCACTGGCCCCCCGTGCGCGGTTCAAGCTCGGAAATATCGAGCGCGCCATGGAAGCAGCCACGGCTGAAAAAGCCCATTCCTCAAGACAGATTGAGCCGCTGATAGGTGCGCAGGTTCTCGTCGTTGGCGCCAGCCACCCGGACGAGGTGGACCGGATGTTCTCCGGACTGGCCGCGGCAGGCCTGAACACGATTCTGGTGCGCGTGTTTCACAACGCGGGTGACCGCTACCACGGCCTGGTTCCGGAGAAATGGCGCGACGGCCGGACCGGTGTCTATTTCCAGACCCGCCATGCTCCGGTAGTCACCGACCTGCTCCCTCTCTACTGCAAGCTGGCACACCGGAACGGTCTCAAGATTTATGCGTGGATGACAACACGCTATGCCGATTACGGGTTCAGCCCGGACGACTCCCGGTACGACCGGATATTTGATCTTGCCAGCCGCGAGTATGTTCGCGACAAGGGGCTCGATATCTGGAATCCGGCATCCGAACGTTATCTCGTAGCCCTTTTCCGTGACCTTGCGAAAAATCCCATTGACGGCATCCTGTTCCAGGATGACCTTGTCTCCCGGCACACCACCGGATTTGGTGCGTCGTCCCGCGAGCGGTACGAAACCGATTTCGGTGCGAAACTCGCTCCCGACCAGCTTTATCGCGGAATCTACGGGGCAGGTAATGGCCGACACTACGTGCGCGAGTACACGCCCGGGTTCTGGCAATGGGTGGACTGGAAAAACCGGCGCATCCTGGCGATTGCGTCCATGCTTTCGGCAACGGTCCGTCGTGAGCGGCCAGATGCACGAATCGCGCTTAATTTCTTTTACGAGGCCGCAACCTCTCCCCGGAATGCACTTGCCTGGGTTTCCCAGTCGATCGAGCGGGCCGAAGAAGGCCCCTTCGACTACTATGCCATCATGGCCTACCACCGGCAGATGGCCAGTGAGCTCTCCCTGGATGGGCCTAAAACGGCCGACCTGCTGGGCCGCATGACGGCGGGCCTCTACCGGCGCGTTGGTGACCAGTCACGGATCATGCTGAAACTCCAGGTGCGGGACTGGAACACACGTGAACGGATCCCGCCGGAGGAGTTCCGCCCCGTCCTTGATGCGGTCCTGAAAAATGCCGCTCCCGGCGCGGGGCCTCCGTCAATAGTCTTCGTTCCGGTAGACGGGGCCGAGGATCTCTCCGCCGCCGGCGGCATGCTCAAGAGTATCGTTTACAACTCGGGACAGTGA
- a CDS encoding GGDEF domain-containing protein, translating to MKDDDPLIPEHPAHAGGPPPVPVDAPLDDAEREQIIHASGIQQTIDTERFRAYSRISRAVHFLLAVLLMLHDLLEPASVWFYEVTGEIQVDLVRPSGGMAKWFTTERLLPLYVVLQTVLFHYLLPERVLSSRTKLMVEGWIDLLWITVAVSLTGGVTSPFVFLYLVVILNAAPSQSRIVAIAKVAASTVLLAAAFIISDRTDEHPWSALIWPVSFLWIASYLSGAFEDIARSLSDRLLRETVRDDLTGLYTFRFFISLPDRSADRPYSIVVFDADHLKEVNDTWGHDRGTELIRYAAEAIRAAAREGDVCARLGGDEFIVRLRGTGAEGAAKYASRVRDLCSRLPVELPGGGQFPVMLSAGIASCPEHGRELGETIRQADAALYESKRLGRNRVTVWSPALVAGSGSQYLGGLGMGAQPKETGRPGRGG from the coding sequence ATGAAGGACGATGACCCCCTGATTCCAGAACATCCGGCACATGCGGGGGGGCCGCCACCTGTGCCGGTGGACGCACCGCTGGACGATGCCGAACGTGAACAGATCATTCACGCTTCCGGCATACAGCAAACCATCGATACCGAACGGTTTCGCGCCTATTCACGGATATCCCGGGCAGTTCACTTCCTACTGGCCGTGCTGCTGATGCTGCATGATCTTCTCGAACCTGCCAGTGTATGGTTTTATGAAGTTACGGGCGAGATTCAGGTTGATCTGGTCCGGCCGTCAGGTGGCATGGCCAAGTGGTTTACCACCGAGCGTCTTCTCCCGCTTTACGTCGTCCTGCAGACTGTCCTGTTTCACTACCTGCTGCCGGAGCGGGTGCTGTCATCCCGGACAAAGCTCATGGTCGAGGGCTGGATCGACCTGCTCTGGATAACGGTCGCCGTCTCGCTGACAGGCGGAGTGACAAGCCCTTTTGTGTTCCTGTACCTCGTTGTGATCCTGAATGCGGCCCCCTCCCAGTCCCGGATTGTCGCTATTGCCAAGGTGGCGGCCTCGACAGTGCTGCTCGCAGCAGCATTCATCATTTCAGACAGGACCGACGAGCACCCGTGGTCGGCGCTGATCTGGCCGGTCTCGTTTCTCTGGATTGCGAGCTACCTGTCCGGTGCATTCGAGGATATTGCCCGTTCGTTGAGCGACCGGCTGCTGCGCGAGACTGTCCGTGATGACCTGACAGGGCTCTATACGTTCCGGTTTTTCATCTCCCTGCCGGACCGGTCTGCCGACCGGCCCTACTCCATCGTGGTCTTCGATGCCGATCACCTGAAAGAGGTTAACGATACATGGGGCCATGACCGGGGGACCGAACTGATACGGTATGCTGCCGAAGCGATCAGGGCTGCGGCCCGCGAGGGTGATGTCTGCGCCCGGTTGGGCGGCGATGAGTTCATCGTCCGGCTGCGGGGAACAGGCGCCGAAGGCGCGGCGAAGTATGCCAGCCGGGTTCGGGATCTGTGCAGCCGGTTGCCGGTTGAGCTTCCCGGCGGGGGCCAGTTTCCGGTGATGCTGTCGGCTGGTATTGCCAGTTGCCCGGAACACGGGCGGGAACTGGGGGAGACAATACGACAGGCCGATGCGGCGCTATATGAATCCAAGCGACTGGGGCGGAATCGCGTAACAGTCTGGAGTCCGGCCCTGGTGGCCGGAAGCGGCTCCCAGTACCTGGGCGGGCTCGGCATGGGTGCCCAGCCGAAGGAAACCGGGCGGCCGGGCAGGGGTGGGTGA
- a CDS encoding long-chain-acyl-CoA synthetase, with protein sequence MDNLRSTVQDLQGTLRVASRLPQLLPQGSWNSARLLEGYAKDIPHHLAIAYEQKRYTWREVNEQANQYADYFTKYGIGRGDAVALVMDNRPEFLFIISGLNKIRAIGALINHNLTGKALTHAINISKPKAVIVGSEHLRATLDVLPDLEGVSKDRNFWVQMDEGGGRADTDGLTIINEEVERCSRSRPLNLNPPKTAEPMCYIYTSGTTGLPKAAVITNQRWIVASTLFGRGMAEATPSDVIYMTLPMYHSTGMFAGWGTSLTTGATMALRRKFSASNFWKDVRDFDATVFVYIGELCRYLLNMPPQEGERNHRLRLCMGNGLRPDIWEKFQNRFGIPLIREFYGATEGNAPLVNFEGRPGMIGRLRPGQVVLKCDQATGEVIRNEKGMCTPVGPGNKGLLVAGINAVMKFDGYVDKQATEKKILRDVLKKGDMYFNTGDLVELHEGKWVSFADRVGDTFRWKGENVSTNEVAEILNGARGVLESNVYGVQVPGTDGRAGMASLNVNGEFDLGAFAQYVNSQLPNFQRPWFIRIQHDMRITSTFKHQKVDYRDEGYDPAKVKDPLYYLDGEKYVPIDAALYKRLAAGEIGPR encoded by the coding sequence ATGGATAACCTTCGTTCGACAGTCCAGGATCTTCAGGGGACGCTCCGCGTGGCATCCCGCCTGCCCCAGCTTCTTCCTCAGGGAAGCTGGAACTCGGCACGCCTGCTTGAGGGTTACGCGAAGGATATTCCCCACCATCTGGCCATTGCCTATGAGCAGAAGCGCTACACCTGGCGCGAGGTGAACGAGCAGGCGAACCAGTATGCCGACTACTTCACCAAGTATGGCATCGGCCGTGGAGATGCGGTGGCCCTGGTCATGGACAACCGGCCCGAATTCCTTTTCATTATCTCCGGCCTGAACAAGATTCGCGCCATCGGTGCGCTCATCAATCACAACCTGACCGGCAAGGCGCTCACGCACGCCATCAACATCTCCAAGCCCAAGGCGGTGATCGTGGGTTCGGAGCACCTCCGCGCCACACTTGATGTGCTCCCGGACCTGGAGGGAGTATCGAAAGACCGCAATTTCTGGGTCCAGATGGACGAGGGCGGCGGGCGGGCCGATACAGATGGCCTGACCATCATAAACGAGGAGGTCGAACGATGCTCGCGCAGCCGTCCGCTCAACCTGAACCCTCCCAAGACTGCCGAGCCCATGTGCTATATCTATACATCCGGAACCACGGGACTTCCCAAGGCAGCAGTCATCACCAATCAGCGCTGGATCGTCGCGTCCACGCTGTTCGGCCGCGGCATGGCGGAGGCGACTCCCTCCGATGTGATCTACATGACCCTGCCGATGTACCATTCGACCGGCATGTTCGCCGGCTGGGGTACATCGCTCACGACCGGCGCTACCATGGCGCTACGCCGGAAGTTTTCAGCCTCGAACTTCTGGAAAGATGTCCGCGACTTTGACGCGACCGTTTTCGTCTATATCGGCGAGCTGTGCCGGTATCTTCTGAATATGCCCCCGCAGGAAGGCGAGCGGAACCACCGGCTCCGTCTCTGCATGGGTAATGGCCTCCGGCCTGACATCTGGGAGAAGTTCCAGAACCGGTTCGGGATTCCGCTCATCCGTGAATTTTATGGCGCCACCGAAGGCAATGCCCCGCTCGTCAACTTCGAGGGCCGCCCCGGCATGATCGGACGGCTCCGGCCAGGCCAGGTCGTGCTGAAGTGCGACCAGGCAACCGGTGAAGTAATTCGGAACGAAAAGGGGATGTGCACCCCCGTGGGTCCGGGCAACAAGGGGCTCCTTGTTGCCGGCATCAATGCCGTGATGAAATTCGACGGCTACGTTGACAAGCAGGCCACCGAAAAGAAGATCCTGCGCGACGTCCTGAAAAAGGGCGACATGTATTTCAACACCGGAGACCTGGTGGAACTGCATGAGGGCAAATGGGTTTCGTTTGCCGACCGCGTGGGCGATACTTTCCGGTGGAAGGGCGAGAACGTGTCCACCAACGAAGTCGCCGAAATCCTGAATGGCGCCCGTGGCGTCCTGGAATCGAATGTCTATGGTGTTCAGGTGCCAGGTACCGATGGCCGTGCCGGCATGGCGAGCCTGAACGTGAACGGCGAGTTCGATCTGGGAGCCTTCGCCCAGTATGTGAACAGCCAGCTTCCCAACTTCCAGCGTCCGTGGTTCATCCGCATCCAGCACGACATGCGGATCACCAGCACCTTCAAGCACCAGAAGGTGGACTACCGGGACGAGGGTTATGACCCCGCGAAGGTGAAAGACCCGCTCTACTACCTGGACGGCGAGAAATATGTTCCGATTGACGCCGCGCTGTACAAGCGGCTCGCTGCAGGGGAAATCGGGCCCAGATAA
- a CDS encoding aldehyde dehydrogenase family protein produces MGGEWRSSPDIYRVRSPYSDRLVGHAPLATADDVEAALAAAAASFRETRNLPSHRRADILAHVAAGISERADELSEMIMLEAGKPVLFARAEVQRAVTTFILAAEEAKRMGGEVIPVDIEPRAEGFTCLTSRYPRGPMTAITPFNFPLNLVAHKVAPAIATGTPIILKPARQTPLTAYLLAEIIEQTSWPAGALSVVYCTDDLAEKLVTDERIRTLSFTGSDRVGWKLKNLAGKKRSLLELGGDAAAIVAADADLDWAASRCAQGAFAYAGQICISIQRLFVDEKVYDAFLSRLVEATQKLPVGDPADPATIVGPLISEESAKRVEAWVDEARHAGARLHHGGTRNGKLYQPTIMDQMPAGIRLSCDEVFGPVVWMEPYSDFEKVLTRVNESRFGLQASLFTRDIGRILRAWRELDVGGVVINEFPMMRVDNFPYGGVKDSGEGREGVRAAMDELTETRVLLLKAP; encoded by the coding sequence ATCGGCGGCGAGTGGCGGTCTTCGCCAGATATCTACCGTGTCCGCAGTCCCTATTCAGACCGACTGGTAGGCCATGCGCCGCTGGCGACGGCAGACGATGTGGAAGCGGCCCTGGCGGCGGCAGCCGCATCGTTCCGCGAGACGCGGAACCTTCCCAGCCATCGCCGGGCAGATATCCTCGCCCACGTTGCCGCCGGAATCAGCGAGCGGGCCGACGAGCTTTCCGAAATGATCATGCTGGAGGCGGGAAAACCGGTCCTGTTTGCCCGCGCCGAGGTCCAGCGGGCTGTCACAACGTTCATCCTCGCGGCCGAGGAAGCCAAGCGGATGGGCGGCGAAGTCATTCCTGTCGATATCGAGCCGCGTGCCGAGGGATTTACATGCCTGACGAGCCGTTACCCCCGGGGGCCGATGACCGCCATCACGCCGTTCAACTTTCCCCTGAATCTGGTTGCGCACAAGGTGGCCCCGGCCATTGCCACCGGGACGCCCATCATCCTGAAACCTGCCCGGCAGACGCCGCTAACGGCCTACCTGCTGGCGGAGATCATCGAACAGACGTCGTGGCCCGCAGGCGCGCTCAGCGTGGTCTATTGCACCGATGATCTGGCTGAAAAGCTGGTGACCGATGAACGCATACGGACGCTTTCGTTTACGGGGTCCGACCGGGTCGGCTGGAAGCTCAAGAATCTCGCCGGGAAAAAACGGTCGCTGCTGGAACTGGGCGGAGATGCGGCTGCTATCGTAGCGGCAGATGCCGACCTCGACTGGGCCGCCTCCAGGTGCGCGCAGGGAGCGTTCGCCTATGCTGGCCAGATATGCATTTCCATCCAGCGCCTGTTCGTCGATGAAAAGGTATACGACGCATTTCTTTCCAGGCTTGTTGAGGCGACGCAGAAACTGCCCGTCGGCGACCCGGCTGACCCGGCCACCATCGTGGGGCCGCTGATCAGCGAGGAGTCAGCCAAACGGGTGGAGGCCTGGGTGGATGAGGCCCGGCATGCGGGCGCGCGCCTCCATCATGGCGGAACACGGAACGGAAAGCTGTACCAGCCCACCATCATGGACCAGATGCCTGCAGGCATACGGCTTTCCTGCGACGAGGTGTTCGGTCCGGTTGTCTGGATGGAACCGTACAGTGATTTCGAGAAGGTCCTGACGCGGGTAAACGAATCGCGCTTCGGCCTTCAGGCATCGCTGTTTACCCGGGACATCGGGCGCATCCTACGCGCATGGAGGGAACTGGACGTCGGGGGCGTGGTCATTAACGAGTTCCCGATGATGCGCGTGGACAACTTCCCCTATGGCGGCGTGAAGGACTCGGGCGAGGGGAGAGAAGGTGTGCGTGCGGCGATGGACGAGCTGACCGAGACCCGGGTGCTGCTTCTGAAGGCGCCATGA
- a CDS encoding dual specificity protein phosphatase family protein, which translates to MSQPPSMLDSDFRFSWHVPGLLAGSGGPYPGGVAGSWHQFWISRGIRHVVNLTEGAHHPPLPLSEWHFPTSDMWAPALDHIVRIHNLVLEAQAKDEPVVVHCWAGVGRTGTVLACLHQSLEGRTLTESMELVHSHRRGPQTRDQSNLIRAWEEKLPSLGLQRLRGAVR; encoded by the coding sequence ATGAGCCAGCCGCCGTCCATGCTCGATTCAGACTTCCGCTTTTCGTGGCATGTTCCGGGGTTGCTCGCCGGTTCGGGAGGCCCTTATCCGGGCGGCGTCGCCGGTTCATGGCACCAGTTCTGGATATCCCGGGGAATCCGTCATGTGGTGAACCTGACCGAAGGAGCCCATCATCCGCCGCTGCCGCTTTCCGAATGGCATTTCCCAACAAGTGACATGTGGGCGCCCGCACTGGATCATATCGTTCGCATACATAATCTCGTTCTGGAAGCCCAGGCGAAGGATGAACCGGTGGTGGTTCACTGCTGGGCCGGCGTCGGCCGGACCGGAACGGTTCTGGCCTGCCTGCACCAGTCGCTCGAAGGCCGGACACTTACCGAATCCATGGAACTGGTCCATTCACACCGGCGCGGGCCCCAGACCCGTGACCAGAGCAACCTGATCCGGGCATGGGAAGAGAAACTCCCGTCTCTTGGGCTCCAGCGTTTGCGGGGAGCAGTGCGGTAG
- a CDS encoding CoA pyrophosphatase, whose amino-acid sequence MPPQPMTGSPHIDIIRTRLESRAPQTLDDPILIPASVLIPVFDLDGRTRILFTRRARGLAKHAGEVSFPGGRQDPGDRGPVEAALRETREELGIDSGKVVVLGALDPISTVTNYRVQPFVGEIPWPVEFQMSEGEVGSVFDIAVEELLDPGIYTLHREHVWKGRPYPVHQFRVAGENIWGATGKILAQFLHVVYGWGDAETVMAGRS is encoded by the coding sequence ATGCCGCCGCAGCCAATGACAGGTTCTCCCCACATCGACATTATCCGGACCCGGCTGGAAAGCCGGGCGCCGCAAACCCTCGACGACCCCATCCTGATTCCCGCTTCTGTGCTTATTCCGGTATTTGACCTTGATGGCCGCACCCGGATTCTGTTCACCCGCCGGGCGCGGGGGCTTGCCAAGCATGCCGGCGAGGTGAGCTTTCCTGGGGGCCGCCAGGATCCCGGCGACCGGGGCCCGGTGGAAGCCGCCTTAAGGGAAACCCGCGAAGAGCTGGGCATTGACAGCGGAAAGGTTGTGGTGCTGGGCGCACTGGATCCGATCTCGACCGTTACAAATTACCGCGTGCAGCCGTTCGTGGGCGAGATTCCGTGGCCCGTGGAGTTTCAGATGTCGGAAGGTGAAGTCGGCAGTGTGTTCGACATCGCCGTGGAGGAACTTCTCGACCCCGGCATCTATACCCTGCACCGCGAGCACGTCTGGAAGGGCCGGCCCTATCCGGTGCATCAGTTCCGGGTGGCAGGAGAAAATATCTGGGGTGCGACGGGAAAGATCCTCGCGCAGTTTCTCCACGTCGTCTACGGATGGGGCGATGCCGAAACAGTCATGGCCGGAAGATCCTAG
- a CDS encoding cob(I)yrinic acid a,c-diamide adenosyltransferase produces MRITKVYTRTGDGGDTGLGTGRRVPKDSLRIAAYGTVDELNSVIGLAIALDVAGDLKKPLARIQHELFNLGSDLCIPEEDKAAWAADPAKKDWKIPRIESRHVDALEELMDRLSEGLKPLENFILPGGTAAASQLHVARCVCRRAEREAISLSRVERIGPFVVKYLNRLSDALFVLARYENSRKGTGDVLWDESV; encoded by the coding sequence ATGCGGATCACGAAAGTCTATACGCGGACAGGCGATGGCGGGGACACGGGGCTCGGAACCGGCAGGCGGGTTCCGAAGGATTCGCTCCGTATCGCCGCCTACGGGACAGTGGATGAGCTTAATTCGGTGATCGGGCTGGCTATTGCGCTTGATGTGGCCGGGGATCTGAAAAAGCCGCTTGCCCGCATCCAGCACGAACTGTTCAACCTGGGCTCGGACCTCTGTATCCCTGAAGAGGACAAGGCCGCCTGGGCCGCCGATCCGGCCAAAAAGGACTGGAAAATCCCACGTATCGAATCCCGTCACGTGGATGCACTGGAAGAACTCATGGACCGGCTGAGTGAAGGGCTTAAGCCACTCGAAAACTTCATCCTCCCCGGTGGAACGGCTGCCGCAAGCCAGCTTCATGTGGCCCGATGTGTCTGCCGTCGTGCGGAGCGTGAGGCTATTTCACTCTCGCGTGTGGAACGTATCGGGCCGTTTGTGGTGAAATACCTGAACCGGCTGTCAGACGCGCTGTTTGTTCTGGCCCGCTATGAAAATTCCAGGAAGGGAACGGGAGATGTTCTTTGGGACGAGTCGGTATGA
- a CDS encoding PilZ domain-containing protein has protein sequence MVKRNFRIRSHKRAPVNVPVMIIRGGAASEAVMRELSRGGALIESDERLDPAEPVVLGFRLKAIPEVIEVPVEVVYTRSPVEDGRIKKRFGYGVKFGEMSEEMAARIDSYVKTERLFGDLAAALTEARARRERE, from the coding sequence ATGGTAAAACGGAACTTCCGGATCCGGTCGCACAAGCGGGCGCCGGTGAACGTGCCTGTGATGATCATTCGCGGCGGAGCCGCCAGCGAGGCAGTGATGCGCGAGCTTTCGCGGGGCGGTGCACTCATCGAATCGGACGAACGGCTTGATCCTGCCGAGCCGGTTGTATTGGGGTTCCGGCTCAAGGCCATACCCGAAGTGATCGAGGTTCCGGTGGAAGTTGTCTATACGCGAAGCCCTGTCGAGGATGGCCGGATCAAGAAACGGTTTGGTTACGGGGTTAAGTTCGGGGAGATGAGCGAGGAGATGGCTGCCCGGATCGATTCCTATGTGAAGACCGAGCGGCTCTTCGGCGATCTTGCTGCGGCACTTACCGAGGCACGGGCACGCCGCGAACGCGAGTAG
- the acsA gene encoding acetate--CoA ligase, with amino-acid sequence MADATNTEQELIKKMPVRCNLTDYERMRREFNWENLRSEFNGFAGDRVNMAYECIDRHCDTGRRNKVAMYWVGGDAPHFDIKLFTFNDMRKLSNRFANLLHNLGVKQGDRVFFFLPRIPTLYYGILGSFKVGAIAGPLFAAFGPEAVRDRLQDSGAVMLVTTPELYKKVESVRNELKDLRHVVFVGDNAPSGAGNLKLNDELDKCSDEFRVRELDWEAPMLMHYTSGTTGKPKGIVHVHKAMYGHLATGRWVLDLREEDVYWCTADPGWVTGTSYGIFAPWLNGASQVVYEGRFAAENWYSVIDQLGVTIWYTAPTALRMLMKAGDALVKQHKFRELRHILSVGEPLNAEVVRWGMKVYGLPIHDTWWMTETGAMMIVNFPCTAVKPGSMGKPMPGVHAAIIDGDGNELPPGKEGFLALRPPWPSMMREIWKNKPKFDEYFRIKGWYFSGDTAMMDQDGYFWFVGRADDVIKTSGHRVGPFEVESALVEHPAVAEAGVIGRPDPEGIRGDIIKAFVALRAGFQPSDQLKKDIAEFVRKTLASHAVPRDIEIVTSLPKTRSGKIMRRVLKARELGQDPGDVSSLED; translated from the coding sequence ATGGCCGACGCCACAAACACCGAACAGGAACTGATCAAGAAGATGCCGGTACGGTGCAACCTGACCGATTACGAACGGATGCGCCGGGAGTTCAACTGGGAAAACCTGCGGAGCGAGTTCAACGGATTTGCCGGCGATCGCGTTAACATGGCCTACGAGTGTATTGACCGGCACTGCGACACCGGGCGACGCAACAAGGTGGCGATGTACTGGGTGGGTGGTGATGCTCCCCACTTTGACATCAAGCTGTTCACCTTTAACGACATGCGAAAGCTGTCCAACCGTTTCGCCAATCTCCTGCACAACCTCGGAGTGAAACAGGGCGACCGGGTATTCTTCTTTCTTCCCCGGATTCCCACGCTGTATTACGGCATCCTCGGATCCTTCAAGGTGGGTGCCATCGCGGGCCCCCTGTTTGCGGCCTTCGGTCCGGAGGCGGTCCGCGACCGCCTGCAGGATTCGGGCGCGGTCATGCTCGTAACCACGCCAGAACTCTACAAGAAGGTGGAGTCCGTACGAAACGAGCTGAAAGACCTCAGGCATGTGGTGTTCGTTGGCGACAACGCCCCGTCAGGCGCGGGGAATCTCAAGCTCAACGATGAGCTGGACAAGTGTTCCGACGAGTTCCGGGTCCGTGAACTGGACTGGGAAGCCCCGATGCTGATGCACTATACGTCCGGAACCACAGGCAAGCCCAAGGGGATCGTCCATGTCCACAAGGCAATGTATGGGCATCTTGCAACCGGCCGCTGGGTGCTCGACCTGCGGGAGGAGGATGTTTACTGGTGCACCGCCGATCCAGGCTGGGTGACGGGCACCAGCTACGGTATTTTCGCGCCGTGGCTCAACGGCGCCTCGCAAGTGGTCTACGAGGGCCGGTTTGCGGCCGAGAACTGGTATTCGGTGATCGACCAGCTTGGCGTCACCATCTGGTACACGGCGCCGACGGCGCTCCGGATGCTAATGAAAGCGGGCGATGCGCTCGTGAAGCAGCACAAGTTCCGCGAGCTCCGGCACATACTGTCGGTCGGCGAACCGCTGAATGCCGAAGTGGTCCGCTGGGGCATGAAGGTGTATGGCCTGCCAATCCATGACACCTGGTGGATGACCGAGACGGGCGCGATGATGATCGTGAACTTCCCCTGCACTGCGGTGAAACCAGGATCGATGGGAAAGCCCATGCCGGGAGTCCATGCGGCGATTATCGACGGCGATGGCAACGAACTGCCGCCCGGCAAGGAGGGATTTCTCGCCCTGCGGCCACCGTGGCCGTCGATGATGCGGGAAATCTGGAAGAACAAGCCCAAGTTTGACGAATATTTCCGCATCAAGGGCTGGTACTTCTCCGGTGATACGGCGATGATGGACCAGGACGGATATTTCTGGTTTGTCGGCCGTGCCGACGACGTTATCAAGACGAGCGGCCACCGCGTGGGGCCGTTCGAGGTGGAATCCGCGCTCGTGGAGCACCCGGCTGTAGCCGAGGCAGGCGTCATCGGCCGGCCGGACCCCGAAGGCATCCGGGGAGACATCATCAAGGCGTTCGTGGCGCTTCGGGCCGGATTCCAGCCGAGCGACCAGCTGAAGAAGGATATCGCCGAGTTCGTCCGGAAAACGCTCGCCTCCCATGCGGTTCCGCGGGATATCGAGATCGTAACGTCGCTTCCCAAGACCCGGTCCGGCAAGATCATGCGCCGTGTGCTGAAAGCCCGGGAGCTTGGCCAGGATCCTGGTGACGTCAGCAGTCTGGAAGACTGA